In a genomic window of Chrysemys picta bellii isolate R12L10 chromosome 1, ASM1138683v2, whole genome shotgun sequence:
- the LOC101932212 gene encoding olfactory receptor 51G2-like, translated as MSAVNDTKLNSAVFLLTGIPGHEDIHLWISISFCLMYVISIVGNSVILLIIKTDPSLHEPMFIFLSMLAVTDIGISIATMPTILGIYLFNSREISLDGCLTQLFFIPLLQCTESSILLLMAFDRFIAICNPLSYASILTLPRTAKMGLMCVLRGVAVIFPLPFLLKRYQYCRANVLSHTYCLYQEVMKMACSNITVNSIYGLFAKLLTMGLDSLLIFLSYVMILKTVLSVVSHTECLRALNTCVSHLCAVLLFYTPDISLSVIHRFANTSSPLLRIILSYISLLVPPLMNPIVYSVKNKHLRARIIRVFIK; from the coding sequence atgtcagctgtcaatgacaccaaattAAATTCTGCCGTGTTCCTCCTCACTGGGATACCTGGGCACGAAGACATCCATCTCTGGATCTCTATCTCCTTCTGCTTAATGTATGTTATTTCGATagtaggaaattcagtcattctgctcattataaaaacagatccaagcctccatgagcccatgttcATTTTCCTTTCAATGTTGGCTGTCACAGACATTGGTATATCGATAGCCACCATGCCGACGATACTGGGCATATACTTGTTTAACTCTAGGGAGATCAGCCTTGATGGCTGTTTAACCCAGCTCTTCTTCATCCCCTTGCTTCAGTGCACTGAATCCTCCATCCtcttgttgatggcctttgaccgcttcattgcaatctgtaacccactgagttatgcttccatcttaacccTGCCGAGAACAGCAAAGATGGGACTGATGTGTGTGCTAAGAGGGGTGGCCGTAATATTCCCACTCCCATTTCTCCTGAAACGGTACCAATACTGTCGAGCCAATGTTCTCTCCCATACCTACTGCCTGTACCAGGAGGTCATGAAGATGGCTTGTTCAAACATCACAGTCAACAGCATCTATGGCTTGTTTGCTAAACTCTTAACGATGGGGTTGGACTCGctgctcatcttcctctcttatgtgatgatcctcaaaacagtgctTAGTGTCGTGTCCCACACGGAGTGCctcagggccctgaacacctgcgtctcccacctctgtgctgtCCTGCTCTTCTACACACCAGACATCAGCCTGTCTGTGATACACAGATTTGCGAATACCTCTTCCCCCTTGCTTCGTATTATCCTGAGCTACATCTCCCTGCTGGTCCCACCCCTGATGAACCCTATTGTGTACAGTGTGAAAAACAAACACCTTCGTGCGAGGATCATCAGGGTGTTCATCAAGTAA
- the LOC101950661 gene encoding olfactory receptor 51G2-like gives MSAVNDTNFNSAVFLLTGLPGQEDVHLWISIPFCLVYIISIIGNSVILFIIKTDPTLHEPMYIFLSMLAITDLGISITTIPTILGIYLFNSREISLDACFAQLFFIHSLSFIESSILLLMAFDRFVAISNPLRYASILTLPRIAKMGLVFGLRGFVLTFPLPFLLKRFRYCRANVLSHSYCLNQEVMKLACSDITINSIYGLFITLLMVGLDSLLIFLSYVMILKTVLKVASPTECLRALNTCVSHLCAVVLFYTPEIGLSVLHRFGKGSPPLLQILLGYIYLLVPPLMNPIVYSVKSKHLRARIIRVFVK, from the coding sequence atgtcagctgtcaatgacaccaacTTCAACTCTGCAGTGTTCCTACTGACCGGGCTACCTGGGCAGGAAGACGTCCATCTCTggatctctatccccttctgcTTAGTGTATATTATTTCAATAAtaggaaattcagtcattctgttcattataaaaacagatccaaccctccatgagcccatgtacattttcctttccatgttggctATCACAGACCTTGGCATATCGATAACCACCATACCGACGATACTGGGCATATATTTGTTTAACTCTAGGGAGATCAGCCTGGATGCCTGTTTtgcccagctgttcttcatccactcCCTGTCATTCATTGAATCCTCCATTCtcttgttgatggcctttgaccgctttGTCGCGATCTCTAACCcactgagatatgcttccatcttaacTCTTCCAAGAATAGCCAAGATGGGACTGGTGTTTGGGTTAAGAGGGTTTGTCCTAACATTCCCACTCCCCTTTCTCTTGAAGCGGTTCCGATACTGTCGagccaatgtcctctcccattcctactgcctgAACCAGGAGGTCATGAAGCTGGCTTGTTCAGATATCACAATCAACAGCATCTATGGCTTGTTTATTACGCTCTTAATGGTGGGGTTGGACTCGctgctcatcttcctctcttatgtgatgatcctcaaaacagtgctgaaaGTCGCATCCCCGACAGAGTGCCTGagggccctgaacacctgtgtctcccacctctgtgctgtTGTGCTCTTTTACACACCAGAGATCGGTTTGTCTGTGTTACACAGATTCGGGAAGGGCTCTCCTCCATTGCTTCAGATTCTCCTGGGCTACATCTACCTGCTGGTCCCGCCTCTGATGAATCCAATTGTGTACagcgtgaaaagcaaacaccttcgtgcGAGGATAATCAGGGTGTTTGTCAAGTGA